In the genome of Campylobacter helveticus, the window TAAGCTGTTCCAATAAGCAAATTCTTTTTGTAAGACTTTATCGGTTAGCTTTTTTACATTTCTAAATTCTCTTAAGTCGCTTTTCTTCATCACCAAATAGCCTCCTATGCAAGAATCAAATCTGCAAGTTAAATTGCTATATTTGTCTGTTAGCAAACGAAAGGCTATCAAGCCGTGTTCGTATTTTTCAAACGGAGCATAAACATAGTCGTTTTTTTCCAACCAGCTTTCTATTTCGTCTAAATCATCGCACTCATCTATAATGTTGATTAACTCGCCCTCTTTATTTCTCAACTCTTTAACTCCATAAGTGTATTTCTTTGAAAAGCTTAAGAGTTTAGGGGCATAGCTGTCATCTTCAAGAGGGTTATAATCACTTCTTGACAATGTAAATTCATAGCCATTTAATGTGAAGTTTGCATAATTAGACCAACAAAAATCTTTTTCGTGGCTAATAAAGCTTACTAACTCCTCTACTGTAACTTCGTCCTCGATTTTGTAATATGTTTTTATCATAGTTTTTCCTTTTTTGTAATATAAAAATATAAAAAAGGAATAGAAGTATCCCAAGTAGGGATAAAAACTTCTATCCCAACTCGGGTTTGAAAACATTAAGTGTTAGATTTTATGCGTAAATCAGCCTCTTTATATGCTTTTAAATCTTCTCTTTTACCAACCGCAATAATACAAACGACTTTAGCCACTTTATTTTCTACTTGCAAAATAATTCTATAAGTTGCATTAGCAACATAAGTCTTTCTACAAGAGCTTAAGTTAAGTCCAAATTTGTTTTGTAAAGGTTGCGAATAGGCAAAGGGGTTAATTTTGTAGGCATTGAAATAAGATTTGACTTCTTTTAAAACCTCTTTTGGAAGTTTATCAAGGTCGTCAAATACTTCAGGCATGAAGCATATTTTATACAAATACGCCTTTTTGATTAAAGTATTTTTCCATCTCCTCTTCGGAAACGAAGTTTAACTCTTTTTTATCTAACACTCTTTCTTTAATGATACGAGCAATCTCTAAATCTTCTAGCTCGTTGCTTAAATTAGCTTGCACTATCATTTTTTGCTCCTCTTTAGCTTTTTGAATAAAAGCTTTGTTTTTCATTAGGTTTCCTTTGCGTATAGAATACACAAATTATACCACAGCTTTTGGGACAATATCATCTTCCCACTTCTCTTCCTCGCGAAGCAATTTGGCGATTTCGCCGTCTTCTTCGGCTTTTTCCATATCTTCGACACACTTTTTAATCTCTAATTCTTTTGCTCTAAGTTCCAAACTTTTAGCAATAATGCTTGCAAGTTTTTCACTATTGTCATCTTGTAAGAGATTATCCATTAAAGACTTAGCCTGTATAGGCAAAGTCAAAGAAAGTGTTGTATTAAAAGTCTCTTGCATAGGCATTTTAACTCCTTACATTTTCTTTTATTATACCACAACTAAACATAAAGCCTAGCTTTATGTTTTTCCTTACGGCTGTATTTGCTTTTGTCTTTACTCACACGAGTATTAAGAGAAAGTTCTCTTTTATAACTAGCTAACACAGCAACATTTCTTTGCATTTTTTTCATTGTATTTCCTTTCTATTTATTGACAGGATACCCTGTAATAATCTTAATCTCGCCTCTTTCCCTATCCACAGCAAACACAATAGCTGAATCACCATTGCTGATTTTATGGATTTTTGCAAAAGGATTTTTGGCAAGCTCTGTATAGATTGAAGCAATTAAGCTTAAATCAACTCTTCTATCTTGTAGCTTCTCAGCAAAGTGCTTTGATGAAATAATTTTAAAACCACTCATTTACACCCCCTTAAAGCCACTCTATTCTAAAATAGCCATCGATTGCATAAGTTGCTCTCGCAGCGACTTCTTGTAAAGAGCGAAGAAGTTCTAATTCTTCCTCGTTTAACTCTAATTGTTTTGGATTTAAAGATAAAAGCTCATTTGTGTTTAGCTCTACTAAATCATCTTCTATAAAAAACTCAATAGCAAGTTTTTCCACAAATTCGCAAAAACCATCAAGGTCATAATTAAACCCTAAGCAATCCCCATAATCCTTTTCATATCTTGTAACAGTATAAGCTCTACAACCCATACTAAGCTCCTTTCTTTTCTAATATTAAATCATTGACATAACTCCACAACGCCCACGCAAAGCTTGAAAATTCTTTGCTTTTATCACAAGAGTGATTATGAAACATTGCAAGCTGTCCTTCTTCATTGAAACGCAAATTAATGCTTTCAGTGCTAAAAGCGTCATTTGACACACCTAAATACCTTACTATTCTAATGCCCTCATTAGCAAAGACACTAAGGTCATAATTTGCCTTTTGCAAAAGAATTCCTAAATGCTCTGTGGTCTTTTTAACCATATCTTCAAACAAGTCAGGTCTTACAGAAATATCGACATTAAACGAGATATAAGAAAAATCTTTCATCGTTCTATGCTTTGTAAGATGAATTGTTTTTGCCTGTGAAAAATTATTTGCGTAAATATTGACTGTTCTCCAAGGTCCTATTTTCATTTACCCTCCTTTGTGATTTGCTCGTAAAGCTCTATAAAGGACAAAGTAAAAGCACTTGTAAATTCAGCAATAATTGCTTTTAAAGCACTAAAAAGAATTAAAAGCTGATGATAACCCTTACTTAGGTTCTCACTCAAAATTGCTTTAATACACTTTTTAAGTTCTTTATCTGCACCGCTTCTATAAAGCTCATTCGTTTGTGCTAAAACAAAATTGTTTAACTGCATTAAAAAATGGCTTTTCCTTGTATCACTTAACCCAGCTCTAACTGCTAAAGCATAGCGATGGGTGAGTTTGTTAGTATTAAGATAAATCATTGTATTTCCTTTTTGAAGTAAGCAAAGCCTAGACAAAGACTTTGT includes:
- a CDS encoding type II toxin-antitoxin system RelE family toxin, coding for MPEVFDDLDKLPKEVLKEVKSYFNAYKINPFAYSQPLQNKFGLNLSSCRKTYVANATYRIILQVENKVAKVVCIIAVGKREDLKAYKEADLRIKSNT